The stretch of DNA ATGGGAGCTTTGGAAAAATCAAGTATTTTTAGAGATCTGACCAAAAGTTCCATCTTTTGCCCTAgcaaaatttcagaaaattttgCACATTATTAATTTATCCGGGTCATCAGTGCCTCAGGCATCTGGTAGCCTAGGCCATGTGATATCGGGGAGAGTCcagcagagggagacagaggctaAATAAGGTGTGGACCCCTGGAGActtaactcaggtcttcacagtTTTTGAGTAAATGAGAATACAGAACTACTCTATACAACCTTTTAGCTTGCCCAGTGTTGAATACAAATCGTCTGAATATGTTAAGGATAGGCTGACTAATGCATTTTCAACTTCGCAAAACTGTCTGCATGTAACACcatcctccacagacatgccaagTTTAGTCTGTGCTGGGAAACAGGTATACATCACCTGCACACGGTAATGAACAGCAGAAGCCAGTGGAACGTCCCATTCTAAACGGACAAGCCAAGTTTAGTCTTTGCTTGGAAACAGATATACACCACCTGCACACGGTGATGAATGGCGGCAGAAAAACAGGAGCCAGTGGAACGTGAGTGTAGGTCACGCGCCTAGTGGGGGACCGGATTTACTTTGTCACCAAATACAGCTGTCCGTTTCCTCATCCTTCCTCGCCTTCTCTGAGAGGCCACAAACACTTTGAACTGCCAAATTCTCTTTGGCAAGGTGACCGGATGGCCTCTAGTCACCTGCAGCATTTCCCAGGCTTATATGTGGCGCTCAAGCTAAGGGACAGCCGAGGTAAGTCCCAGAGCCAGCTCCTGAGACACCGATACAGAGGCTGGGGACTTGGCAGGAAGAGACCGCTGCAAGGCGGGCCGTCCATTGTCCCTTGGGATTGGGCTCTTGACTGCTGGGCGGGACTCCGGCTATGATATAAGTGGCAGAGAGCCACTGTCCCAGCTGCCGCGCTGAAGGTGGAGCCCCAGCTGTGAAAGGGAGGTCGTCAGCTGTGCTCTTGCAATCAGACCCAGCGAGACTGAAGAAGAAAAGGTCTAATTtctatatattcatgtatttagTTTTGATAAGTGGAAGGCAAGGTGGATGTGAAGATGCGCTAAAGGCTCGTGCTGACCCGGAGCCCTAGACGTTTGGGATCTAGAACTTGAGGATTTAGAATCTAGGATTTCAGAGGATCTAGGGAGGGATGCACTGGACTCCAGGCGTCCAAACTCaactgtttttctctgtgttgcaGGCACGCTTCTATCCGCCACGCTCAACCCCAGGCTACGAGGATGAGGCTCCTGGGTCGACTCCGCTCCTCCGCTCCCGAGCCCGCCTTCTCCAACGTGCTCACGCCGGGCCGCATCCCTGAGTTCTGCATCCCCCCGCGGCTGCCGGTCCCCGGCGTTGCCGAGTCGCCGCACCCGGCCGCCACACTGCCTTGGCGCTGCGCGGCCGAACCCGACCTGTGGCCGCGCACCCCAACAGACCACGACGATAATGAGTACGACCACGCGGGTCGCACCGACTGGGACCCGCGCTCACAAGCCGCACTCTCGCTGCCGCACCTGCCCCGCGCACGCACCGCCTACGGCTTCTGCGCGCTGCTCGAGAGCCCGCACACGCGCCGAAAGGAGTCGCTCTTCCTCGGCCACCTAGGAGTTCCTCGGCCCGGACTTCGCCGCCGCGCGCACACCTACGCGGGCCCGTGCCCAGCCTCGGACTCTGCGCGCGCCGCCCCGATTGATCTGGACACTGCCCCGCCACCCGCTCCTGTGCCCCGCGTGCGTCGCCTCCTGCGCGCCCCCGATGGGCTGCTGAGCCGCGCCCTGCGGGCCCCTCGAGGTCGGGCCAGTGCGCGCCCCGTGCCCAGTGGAGACAAACAGGAGAGCGCCGCCTCCTGCGCGCCCCCGGTCCCTGCGGGCCCACGCCCGGAGCGCCTGCAAGCCGAGGCCAGCGTGGCTCTGGGCCGCGGGGA from Onychomys torridus chromosome 7, mOncTor1.1, whole genome shotgun sequence encodes:
- the LOC118587514 gene encoding C2 calcium-dependent domain-containing protein 4A-like, coding for MRLLGRLRSSAPEPAFSNVLTPGRIPEFCIPPRLPVPGVAESPHPAATLPWRCAAEPDLWPRTPTDHDDNEYDHAGRTDWDPRSQAALSLPHLPRARTAYGFCALLESPHTRRKESLFLGHLGVPRPGLRRRAHTYAGPCPASDSARAAPIDLDTAPPPAPVPRVRRLLRAPDGLLSRALRAPRGRASARPVPSGDKQESAASCAPPVPAGPRPERLQAEASVALGRGDCTLHLAAEYCPRSACLRLRLLRAEGPAAALEPRALGCRLSLVLRPSGQQRASVLHRSRKAALDQDCCFDGLSEEQLRRLAVRIKAESKGRGLERGRPLGQGELPLGSLLLL